In the Brassica napus cultivar Da-Ae chromosome A7, Da-Ae, whole genome shotgun sequence genome, one interval contains:
- the LOC106432555 gene encoding delta-aminolevulinic acid dehydratase 1, chloroplastic — MASTLFNASCSFPSIKVIDCKSHVGLRSNVSQVRVASLPIATSQRRSLVVRASNGHAKKLGRSDAECEAAVAAGDVPEAPPVPPKPVAPAGTPVIQPLNLNRRPRRNRASPAVRAAFQETDISPANFVYPLFIHEGEEDTPIGAMPGCYRLGWRHGLLQEVAKARAVGVNSIVLFPKVPEALKNPTGDEAYNDNGLVPRTIRLLKDKYPDLIIYTDVALDPYSSDGHDGIVREDGVIMNDETVHQLCKQAVSQARAGADVVSPSDMMDGRVGAIRAALDAEGFQNVSIMSYTAKYASSFYGPFREALDSNPRFGDKKTYQMNPANYREALIEAREDEAEGADILLVKPGLPYLDIIRLLRDKSPLPIAAYQVSGEYSMIKAGGVLKMIDEEKVMMESLMCLRRAGADIILTYFALQAATYLCNQKR; from the exons ATGGCTTCGACGTTATTCAATGCCTCTTGCAGCTTTCCATCGATCAAAGTAATCGATTGCAAGAGCCACGTCGGTCTCAGATCGAATGTGAGTCAAGTTCGAGTCGCTTCTCTTCCCATTGCAACTTCTCAGCGACGCTCTCTTGTCGTAAGAGCTAGCAACGGACACGCGAAGAAGCTCGGAAGGAGCGACGCTGAGTGTGAAGCCGCCGTTGCTGCTGGAGATGTTCCTGAAGCTCCTCCGGTTCCACCAAAACCGGTTGCTCCGGCTGGTACGCCGGTTATTCAGCCTCTC AATCTAAACAGACGGCCACGGCGTAACCGTGCTTCTCCTGCTGTGAGAGCTGCTTTCCAGGAAACTGACATCTCCCCTGCTAATTTTGTGTACCCACTTTTCATTCATGAAG GTGAGGAGGACACGCCTATTGGAGCTATGCCTGGTTGCTACAGGCTTGGCTGGAGGCATGGCCTTTTACAAGAG GTTGCAAAGGCTAGAGCTGTTGGTGTTAACAGTATAGTGTTGTTCCCTAAAGTTCCCGAGGCTTTGAAG AATCCGACAGGGGACGAGGCATACAACGATAATGGTCTTGTGCCTAGAACAATCCGTCTTCTCAAAGACAAGTATCCTGATCTT ATTATATACACTGATGTTGCTTTGGATCCCTACTCATCTGATGGTCACGATGGTATAGTCAGAGAGGATG GCGTAATAATGAATGATGAAACTGTGCACCAGCTATGTAAGCAAGCTGTTTCTCAG GCCCGAGCTGGAGCGGATGTTGTTAGTCCGAGTGACATGATGGATGGTCGAGTAGGCGCAATTCGTGCAGCTCTCGATGCTGAAGGCTTTCAAAATGTCTCAATCATGTCTTACACCGCAAA GTATGCAAGTTCGTTCTACGGCCCGTTCCGTGAAGCACTGGACTCAAATCCACGTTTTGGGGACAAGAAAAC TTATCAGATGAACCCAGCAAATTATAGAGAGGCTTTGATTGAGGCACGTGAAGACGAGGCTGAAGGAGCCGACATTCTCCTG GTAAAGCCAGGTCTCCCTTATTTGGACATCATACGGCTCCTTAGGGACAAGTCTCCCTTGCCCATTGCTGCATACCAA GTGTCTGGGGAGTACTCGATGATCAAAGCAGGGGGAGTTCTGAAGATGATCGATGAAGAGAAAGTGATGATGGAGTCACTAATGTGCTTACGCAGAGCTGGTGCTGACATCATCCTTACCTACTTTGCTCTTCAAGCTGCTACTTACTTATGCAACCAGAAGCGGTAG
- the LOC106432562 gene encoding 60S ribosomal protein L10-3-like produces MGRRPARCYRQIKGKPYPKSRYCRGVPDPKIRIYDVGMKKKGVDEFPFCVHLVSWEKENVSSEALEAARIACNKYMVKSAGKDAFHLRIRVHPFHVLRINKMLSCAGADRLQTGMRGAFGKALGTCARVAIGQVLLSVRCKDNHGAHAQEALRRAKFKFPGRQKIIVSRKWGFTKFNRADYTRMRQSKRIVPDGVNAKFLSNHGPLAKRQPGSAFISATE; encoded by the exons ATGGGACGAA GACCAGCGAGATGCTACCGCCAGATCAAGGGTAAACCCTACCCGAAATCGCGCTACTGCCGTGGTGTACCCGACCCCAAGATCCGAATCTACGACGtcgggatgaagaagaagggagTCGACGAGTTCCCTTTCTGCGTCCACCTCGTCTCCTGGGAGAAGGAGAACGTCTCCAGCGAGGCCCTCGAGGCTGCGCGTATCGCCTGCAACAAGTACATGGTGAAATCAGCTGGAAAAGACGCGTTCCATTTGAGGATTAGGGTTCACCCTTTCCATGTGCTGAGGATCAACAAGATGCTTTCGTGCGCCGGGGCTGATAGGCTCCAGACTGGTATGAGAGGTGCGTTTGGTAAGGCCTTGGGGACTTGCGCTAGGGTTGCGATTGGGCAGGTGCTTTTGTCTGTGAGGTGTAAGGATAACCATGGGGCTCATGCTCAGGAGGCGCTTAGGAGGGCTAAGTTTAAGTTCCCTGGTCGTCAAAAGATCATTGTTAGCAGGAAATG GGGGTTCACTAAGTTCAACCGTGCTGACTACACCAGGATGAGGCAGTCTAAGAGGATTGTTCCCGACGGTGTCAATGCtaag TTCCTGTCGAACCATGGTCCTTTGGCCAAACGTCAACCTGGAAGCGCCTTCATTTCAGCCACCGAATGA
- the LOC106432561 gene encoding cytochrome c oxidase assembly protein COX19, which yields MSTGGAFGGNRGLRPIPPEKGIFPLDHLHECDAEKKEYLGCLKSSSNKSEQCRHLSKKYLQCRMAKNLMAKQDMSELGFSGVKELDSTGDKNKESLDH from the exons ATGAGTACAG GTGGAGCATTTGGAGGAAACAGAGGATTGAGACCTATCCCACCTGAAAAGGGCATTTTCCCTTTGGATCACTTACACGAATGTGATGCG gAGAAGAAAGAATATCTAGGCTGTCTCAAGTCTTCATCTAACAAATCTGAGCAATGCAGACATCTCTCTAAGAAATATCTCCAGTGTCGAATGGCCAA GAACTTGATGGCAAAGCAGGATATGTCTGAACTTGGATTCAGTGGTGTTAAAGAACTGGATTCCACTGGAGATAAGAATAAAGAGAGTCTCGATCATTGA
- the LOC106432559 gene encoding uncharacterized protein LOC106432559, giving the protein MAETATSSPLKRQRDEQEQETIPHEESKRQKTSSSSTSYNEVQCLLDNVEAQNEADSDLTSLITTLQQEISTEEKNVAVFENPPLSSSSCSSSSSSCAPKEEDCESDKEKVMKHLLEASDDELGIPNTETGGSNYEIVNSETNQDYINGFSLLDGFGDGLWELEDEVANYYTLLQSELFM; this is encoded by the coding sequence atggcAGAAACAGCAACATCATCGCCATTGAAACGCCAAAGAGACGAGCAAGAACAAGAAACCATACCCCACGAAGAGTCAAAACGACAAAAGACTTCTTCATCATCTACCTCGTACAATGAAGTTCAATGTCTCCTAGATAATGTAGAAGCACAAAATGAAGCAGACAGTGATCTAACTTCCCTAATCACCACACTTCAGCAAGAAATCTCAACAGAAGAGAAAAACGTTGCTGTTTTTGAGAATcctcctctctcttcttcttcttgctcctCTTCGTCGTCTTCATGCGCTCCAAAGGAAGAAGATTGCGAAAGTGACAAGGAGAAAGTGATGAAACATCTTTTAGAAGCTTCCGATGACGAACTCGGAATACCTAACACTGAAActggcgggagtaactatgagaTAGTTAACAGTGAGACTAATCAGGATTACATTAATGGGTTTAGTTTACTAGATGGGTTTGGTGATGGGCTTTgggagcttgaggatgaagttgCTAACTATTACACGCTGCTGCAGTCAGAACTGTTCATGTAA